The candidate division KSB1 bacterium genome contains the following window.
TACAGAAGCCTTCACATTGAAAATATTTAACTTACGTTTGAGCGAATGACGGGGGTCGAACCCGCGACCTTCGGCTTGGGAAGCCGATGCTCTACCAACTGAGCTACATTCGCTTACTTATCAGGGTTAAATTACTTTAAAAAAATAGCGATAAAAAGTCAAGCTAATTTTGGCCTACTGGGCTTTCAAATAAATGCTGACTAAAATCTGCTATTTCATTGATACTCTCGAACTTACTTAAATCGATCCAATGGATACGTTTGTCTTTTCTAAACCAGGTCATCTGTCTTTTGGCGTAGTTTCTGGTTTTCTGTTTGATTAAGACCGCCATTTCAGAGAAGCTTAACTTGCCGTCTAAATATAAAAAAGCTTCCTGGTAGCCGACCGACTGCAGCGAATTCAACTCAGACCTGTAGCCCATTTTCTGCAACTCTTTAACTTCATCTAAAAAACCCCGTTCAAGCATGGCCTCGACTCTTTTTTCAATTCGCTCGTATAACTCACTTCGTTCTAAAGTGAGACCAAGAATACAAGGCTCAAATTCTGACGGCCGCGGCTTTAAATCGACGAAGTTGGAAAACGCCTCGCCGGTGACTTCAAACACTTCCAGGGCGCGCATGATTCTTTGTGAGTCGGTCGAATGCAGTTTCGCAGCGGTTTTGGGGTCAACAGTATTTAACCTATCATATAACGCTGCAATTCCGTTTTCACCGGCTTCTTTTTTCAGGTTTGTTTTTACCAGCTCATCCGCGATTTTGGGTTCAAACAAACCATCCATCAAAGCCCGGATGTAAAGCCCGGACCCGCCAACAACAATTGGCTGCTTTTCCCGTTTCCTGATCTCGGCAATGCAGATTCGGGCTTCACTGCCAAATTGGCCGGCGCTGTAATATTCGTCTGGAGTTTTTATATCTATGAAATGATGCGGGACCGCCGCCAACTCTTCACTGGTTGGCTTGGCGGTCCCGATAGTCATAAATTTATAAATCTGGCGTGAATCGGCCGACACGATTTCGCCTTTCACCCGTTT
Protein-coding sequences here:
- the miaA gene encoding tRNA (adenosine(37)-N6)-dimethylallyltransferase MiaA, whose translation is MKQSRVLFIVGPTGIGKTALSIKLAKRVKGEIVSADSRQIYKFMTIGTAKPTSEELAAVPHHFIDIKTPDEYYSAGQFGSEARICIAEIRKREKQPIVVGGSGLYIRALMDGLFEPKIADELVKTNLKKEAGENGIAALYDRLNTVDPKTAAKLHSTDSQRIMRALEVFEVTGEAFSNFVDLKPRPSEFEPCILGLTLERSELYERIEKRVEAMLERGFLDEVKELQKMGYRSELNSLQSVGYQEAFLYLDGKLSFSEMAVLIKQKTRNYAKRQMTWFRKDKRIHWIDLSKFESINEIADFSQHLFESPVGQN